TATCCTCACGATgctttccttcaccgtaagaggtaagtatacattgtacttaaattccaaagaactcattggtacatgtcagcgatTCGAACCGCTTACCAGTCCGCTCTTTTttataagataaagataaataatctttattgcacacaaaaagaaacagtattacaaacatgaacagaaaataaatagcacaatcggcggccttattacaaaatgtaatctcttccagacaaccaaattgaaaggacatagaaataatgaaaaagggTAGCGTGTGAAAAtaagagatatttataaactacattaatataaagttttatgTGCCCTAGGCGTCTATGAATAAGTGttgcaataataaatgaatatgaatataagtAGCGACATCTATtgttcaaaataatatataaaacttGTACTACTACTAATCACTAGATGTCGCTTCGAGCTATTTCTCAAAATAATAACTCACTGGGGAAGTTAAATTATGTTGCTACTCCCCGGTAGATGGCGCTTTATGTCGtgtctcagaataataactagcgACAAGATTAATCTGTGTCAAATGTTAGTGCTTTTAATCTGTGCCTTATCTCTTTGTCTGTGGTCCGTGTTGATATATGACATTGATGTTTCAGTCccaatatttcaatatttacattttgattCTATCGATTAATTTAATTCGCTATTTACTCGCAATTGCATGGTTTATCGAAGCTTTTATGTTTTAACTAAAGCTGTAAGTCGAAATGGAAAGTAACAAATATCCTAAACCTAAGTTACCTACTTGTCAACAAGTGCTGGAAGATATCTTTGATTCAGACGTGGTTCAACCGAGCAAACCAACAAGTTTCCAGGATGACGAGTTGATTCAGACCGCCTACAACTGTTACGTGGATTTCACACAACTGGAGCAAGACATGAGAAAACACGAGGCTTTACATCAAAGCTTCAACAGCTTGCATGCAAAATTAAACGAAAGTATACATAACATGAAGAAACAAATCAGTAACACCTGAAATGTAGTAaaacttgtaataaaatacacataaaATAGTATCTTGGACTACTTTATTATGCTCCCCATTTTTAGCAACTCCTCTTCTGTCACTATTCCCAGGGCATTTAAACATACTAGTGCAGCTCCTTGCTCAGCGAACTTTTTGTTCTTTTCCCAAAAAGTGGATGAATATTTTTTGCCATCAAATGTTAACACAGTTTGGAATAACTTTTCCACTTGTTGAGTCTCATAAGTTGGTAATTTTAGGTCATTCTTTCCTGCCCACACATGAAGCCTACTTTTTGGTAAACTTACATCTGTAAAGTTGGCTCTTATGAAACATACCTGCAACAAATAAggctttttaaaaaacttattttatagTTGGAAAGGCAACACATCTTGAAAACctaaatataatgattataaatagcttttttataatatcataattaccTTGCTTTGAATAATATCAGTATTAGTGTCTTCAGTTTTGCATTTCTTATTTGGTGGTTCTAAGTTGATAGGATTGACTTGCCAACGACTGGCTATACCCATATTGTGGTACTCTGATTGTTTCTTAAAACAGTAATCTTCTAAATCCCATATTGcactaaaataattatacaacatgttatataaaacaagcctattattattaatgagtacaaaataattataaataggaGATATTAActaacataggtacaaaaaacaTCTGGGGACTGGAATTTTTACTGCTTTCAAACAGCAGTTGTATACCTAAACTACCTATACTGTATACCTTAACACCTACCACATTTGTTTTAATGTTTGGCAATCCAAAAACTGCCTTCCTCTAGGTGTGTCTTGCAATTCCCTTAGTATATTCTGAATGCAGTATTTGGTGTTAGATGGAGAGTTGTCATAATCCACAGCCAGTTTGAGATAATCTTTGATAACAGTGTCCATAGGTAGAAGGCCTTCTTTTCTGAATATGGAGCAGTTCCATTCTGCAGCTCGAGCCAACATCACACTGCTGCTACCACAAAGATCTTTGAACTTGAAAATATCAccatatttttctatttctttAGAACCACCACTGAAAATTGTATAATGATgagaattatttttatcttcaGAAACTTAAAAGTCTAAAgtaaattgtattgtaaaacAAAAGCTCTTTTTTGCCAGTAGGATAAAAACTTTTGTGTCTTGATGATGTGGAAAGATACAAAAAACTGGAGTTCCTTTTTTGTACACAGTATTCAAAGAACTGTGACACCAGCACGCGTAGCACAGTATGGCGGTGACAAGATATAAATGACAGCTAGTTGCAACAAATTGTGTGATACCAGTTGTCCTCACAAACGCTAACATGGCTAACACGAAATAATCACTACAAGATGTGAGTTtacaattttgacagcgaGATTGGAAGATTTGTCTTATTTCCTAACATGGGTGTACCAATTTATCCAAACATGTCtcagtttgacatt
This is a stretch of genomic DNA from Plutella xylostella chromosome 4, ilPluXylo3.1, whole genome shotgun sequence. It encodes these proteins:
- the LOC105387354 gene encoding tRNA-dihydrouridine(20) synthase [NAD(P)+]-like, whose product is MVIYEDKIILAPMVRIGTLPMRLLALRYGADLVYSEELIDWKFLRSKRTVNDILRTVDYVDQTDGTIVFRTCNEEKEKVILQLGTCDAGRALKVAKLVENDVAAIDINMGCPKEFSIKGGMGVALLAQPDKAYNILKTLVDNLSIPVTCKIRIQETPEKTLELVEKLASSGISAIGIHGRTRDERPQHAVHTDFIKYVSQRISIPVIANGGSKEIEKYGDIFKFKDLCGSSSVMLARAAEWNCSIFRKEGLLPMDTVIKDYLKLAVDYDNSPSNTKYCIQNILRELQDTPRGRQFLDCQTLKQMCAIWDLEDYCFKKQSEYHNMGIASRWQVNPINLEPPNKKCKTEDTNTDIIQSKVCFIRANFTDVSLPKSRLHVWAGKNDLKLPTYETQQVEKLFQTVLTFDGKKYSSTFWEKNKKFAEQGAALVCLNALGIVTEEELLKMGSIIK